One genomic region from Bacillus sp. SLBN-46 encodes:
- a CDS encoding CpsB/CapC family capsule biosynthesis tyrosine phosphatase, giving the protein MVDIHCHILPGIDDGAKNIEESLTMARVAEKQGIHTIIATPHLNNQYNNRKSIIVDKVIELNRAIQEAGIKVEILPGQEPRIYGELLEDLDKDQIQTLNDSQYVFIEFPSNHVPRYTEKLLFDLQLRGLTPIIVHPERNVEIMERPEVLYRLVEKGALTQVTASSVCGYFGKKIKSFSEQLIEANLTHFIASDAHNVGNRGFKMDEAFTAIDSQFGIDYIYLFKENAELLIEGKNVIKEMPMKIKKKKRFLFF; this is encoded by the coding sequence ATGGTTGATATTCATTGTCATATTTTGCCAGGTATTGACGACGGAGCGAAAAATATCGAAGAGAGCCTCACGATGGCAAGGGTAGCAGAGAAACAAGGAATTCATACAATCATTGCTACCCCTCACCTGAATAATCAGTACAACAACAGAAAAAGCATCATTGTTGATAAGGTAATAGAGTTAAATCGAGCGATTCAAGAGGCGGGAATCAAAGTGGAGATCCTTCCTGGACAGGAGCCACGTATTTATGGAGAATTGCTTGAAGACCTAGATAAGGATCAGATCCAAACCCTTAATGATAGTCAATATGTATTTATCGAATTTCCTTCTAACCATGTACCTAGGTATACAGAAAAGCTATTATTTGACTTGCAGTTAAGGGGGCTAACACCAATTATTGTCCATCCGGAACGGAATGTGGAAATTATGGAACGCCCAGAGGTACTTTATCGCCTGGTGGAAAAAGGAGCATTAACGCAAGTAACTGCATCCAGTGTGTGCGGTTATTTTGGAAAAAAGATCAAAAGTTTCTCAGAGCAGTTAATTGAAGCGAATTTAACTCACTTCATTGCATCAGATGCTCATAACGTAGGCAATCGTGGCTTTAAAATGGACGAAGCCTTTACTGCGATTGATTCGCAGTTTGGGATCGATTATATCTATTTATTCAAAGAAAATGCAGAGCTTTTAATAGAAGGAAAAAATGTGATAAAAGAGATGCCGATGAAAATAAAAAAGAAAAAGAGATTTTTATTTTTCTAG
- a CDS encoding Wzz/FepE/Etk N-terminal domain-containing protein produces the protein MEETISLKELLQTLRKRLSLIVSITFIAVLISGVISYFFLTPIYQASTQLLVNQSKNEQTAYQYNEVQTNLQLINTYNVIIKSPAILELVIKDLDLDMSVGELTQKITVQNETNSQVVNLSVQDTSAATAAKIANKTAEVFQEEIVKIMNVDNVSILAKAEVIDHISPIKPKPLLNVAIALVVGLMVGVGIAFLLEYFDTTVKDEQEIEKLLGLPVLGVIAKMDEAKIEQKRRTTQTSRVRGETIGS, from the coding sequence ATGGAAGAAACAATTAGTTTAAAAGAGTTGTTGCAAACGTTGCGAAAGCGACTTAGTTTAATAGTGAGCATAACATTCATTGCTGTGTTAATAAGCGGTGTAATTAGCTACTTTTTCTTAACACCCATTTATCAAGCGTCCACACAATTACTTGTAAACCAATCGAAAAACGAGCAGACTGCGTACCAATATAATGAGGTACAAACCAACCTTCAATTAATTAATACCTACAATGTCATTATCAAAAGTCCAGCGATCCTTGAACTAGTCATTAAAGATTTAGACTTAGATATGAGTGTTGGTGAATTGACTCAAAAAATTACTGTTCAAAATGAAACGAATTCTCAGGTAGTCAATTTATCTGTCCAAGATACGAGTGCGGCAACAGCAGCTAAGATTGCAAATAAAACCGCTGAAGTGTTTCAAGAGGAAATTGTTAAAATCATGAATGTCGATAATGTAAGTATTCTAGCAAAAGCCGAAGTTATTGACCATATATCCCCAATAAAGCCAAAACCATTATTAAATGTAGCGATTGCTTTGGTAGTAGGTTTAATGGTGGGTGTAGGGATAGCATTCCTGCTTGAGTACTTTGATACGACCGTTAAGGACGAACAGGAAATTGAAAAATTACTAGGTTTACCGGTCCTTGGTGTCATAGCAAAAATGGATGAAGCAAAAATCGAACAAAAGAGAAGGACAACGCAAACTTCGAGAGTAAGAGGTGAGACTATTGGCTCTTAA
- a CDS encoding CpsD/CapB family tyrosine-protein kinase, whose protein sequence is MLDSKSPISEQYRTIRTNIQYSSVDQEVKTLLVTSSGPGEGKSTTTANLAVVFAQQGKKVLIVDTDLRKPTVHYTFNQTSTFGLTSVLTKQMTLEKAVSETEEKNLYVLPCGPIPPNPAELLSSQAMDRFFQEAQELYDMILFDAPPILVVTDAQILANKCEGAILVVSSGVTEKDKIVKAKELLDSAQSKVLGVVLNNKKLQETNYYHYYGAK, encoded by the coding sequence ATGTTGGACTCGAAATCACCGATATCAGAACAATATCGTACGATTCGAACGAATATCCAGTATTCATCAGTCGATCAGGAAGTGAAAACACTATTGGTTACTTCTTCGGGTCCTGGTGAAGGAAAATCGACCACAACTGCCAATTTAGCTGTCGTATTTGCACAGCAGGGGAAGAAAGTATTGATAGTTGATACGGATTTGCGGAAACCAACAGTTCATTATACCTTTAATCAAACCAGCACTTTTGGATTAACTAGTGTATTAACGAAGCAAATGACCTTGGAAAAGGCAGTATCCGAAACGGAAGAAAAGAATTTATACGTTTTACCATGTGGTCCTATTCCACCGAACCCAGCAGAATTATTAAGTTCGCAAGCGATGGATCGATTCTTTCAGGAGGCACAAGAATTATATGACATGATCTTGTTCGACGCACCACCAATATTAGTGGTAACAGATGCGCAAATCTTAGCCAATAAATGTGAAGGTGCTATTTTGGTGGTTTCTAGTGGGGTTACTGAAAAAGATAAAATTGTGAAAGCGAAAGAACTACTAGATTCTGCACAAAGTAAGGTGCTTGGTGTGGTTTTAAATAACAAAAAGCTACAAGAAACGAACTATTACCATTATTACGGGGCAAAGTGA
- a CDS encoding SGNH/GDSL hydrolase family protein, producing the protein MKNVLTILLGIACAAVLIYGHSYWNQRIEAAPPKTTESPKSQKTTTEANENQELDSNLIAYTANWPKAAVERFKKTHSEKKPFKILFVGSPAIGSDTAGTYPIVKEKLLTTFGEKNVQVAIKTYNSISTQVIKNKGQEEIAAEEADLVVFEPFILLNNGNVFIQNTFDDITTMIDAVKAKNPDATIILQPSYPLYNAKIYPHQVAQLKQFAEQQQISYLNHWTAWPDASTEAIKEYLSPDQSAPSEKGDQVWSAYLLNFLISKSESS; encoded by the coding sequence ATGAAGAATGTTCTTACGATATTACTAGGAATAGCCTGTGCAGCCGTACTCATCTATGGTCATTCCTATTGGAATCAACGGATTGAAGCTGCACCACCTAAAACAACTGAATCACCAAAGTCTCAAAAAACAACTACTGAAGCTAACGAGAATCAAGAACTGGATTCGAACTTGATTGCTTATACTGCTAATTGGCCTAAAGCGGCTGTGGAGAGATTCAAGAAAACACATAGTGAAAAGAAGCCATTTAAAATCCTGTTTGTCGGCTCACCTGCCATCGGCTCGGATACCGCTGGGACATATCCTATTGTAAAAGAGAAACTGCTTACCACTTTTGGTGAGAAAAATGTGCAGGTTGCCATAAAGACTTATAATTCGATTTCTACCCAAGTTATTAAAAATAAAGGGCAGGAAGAAATCGCTGCAGAAGAGGCTGACCTTGTTGTTTTTGAACCCTTTATCTTACTGAATAACGGGAATGTGTTCATCCAAAACACATTCGATGATATTACTACAATGATTGATGCAGTAAAAGCAAAGAATCCTGATGCTACCATTATTCTTCAACCATCGTATCCCTTGTATAATGCGAAAATTTATCCACATCAGGTGGCACAACTTAAGCAGTTTGCGGAACAACAACAGATATCCTACCTGAATCATTGGACCGCCTGGCCTGATGCAAGTACAGAAGCCATAAAAGAATATTTATCTCCTGACCAAAGTGCACCTAGTGAAAAAGGAGATCAGGTGTGGAGTGCTTACTTGCTTAACTTCCTCATTTCTAAAAGCGAATCTTCATGA